The following proteins come from a genomic window of Methanosarcinales archaeon:
- a CDS encoding FAD-dependent oxidoreductase, producing MHQYDIIIIGGGLTGLRAAIEASESGNNTAVISKVHPLRSHSVAAQGGINAALGNAPGAEDDSWKDHAFDTVKGSDYLADQDTVDVMCREAPSAVIELEHMGVVFSRFEDGRIAQRPFGGAFFPRTCYAADRTGRNLLHTLYEQLTDMDITFFDEYYVTSLIRDKGRITGCTALNIVDGSLHGFTAKATLLATGGYGSLFARSTNAPINTGDGAALAFRAGVPLKDMEFVQFHPTTLYGSNILITEGARGEGGYLFNNKHERFMKEYVPKAMELSPRDIVARAIQREVDEGRGFEDQFVHLDLTHLGAEKINERLPGIRSIAMDFAVVDPIKSPIPVQPGQHYSMGGVASSIDCSTPVPGLYAAGECACISVHGANRLGGNSLLETVVFGKIAGESMVKGVKNISAPSIDPVKSALKAELARIDSILTRDKGENMASVKEDLKNVMFDHFGVFREEDKMKAGIKQLEKLNERLSRVVINDGGRLFNQSLIYTLELQGMLLISNAVAQGSLSRQESRGSHFREDYPKRDDEKFLKHTLAYYHDNKTVIEYSDVTLGRYPVKERVY from the coding sequence ATCCATCAATATGATATAATAATTATCGGAGGCGGCCTGACAGGACTCAGGGCAGCCATTGAAGCATCTGAATCAGGCAATAATACCGCAGTTATTTCCAAGGTCCACCCTTTACGTTCCCATTCAGTTGCAGCCCAGGGTGGTATCAATGCAGCATTGGGTAATGCACCTGGCGCAGAAGACGATTCATGGAAAGACCACGCTTTTGACACAGTGAAAGGGTCAGATTATCTGGCTGACCAGGACACTGTGGATGTAATGTGCAGGGAAGCTCCCAGTGCGGTTATTGAACTGGAACACATGGGTGTGGTATTTTCCAGGTTCGAGGACGGAAGAATCGCCCAGCGTCCCTTTGGAGGTGCTTTCTTCCCCAGGACATGCTATGCTGCCGACCGTACTGGTCGTAACTTGCTTCATACCCTGTACGAGCAGTTAACAGATATGGATATTACCTTTTTTGATGAATATTATGTCACATCACTGATCAGGGATAAAGGACGAATAACCGGATGTACTGCTCTCAATATTGTTGACGGTTCCCTTCACGGATTTACTGCTAAAGCCACATTGCTGGCAACCGGTGGTTACGGCAGTCTGTTCGCCCGATCCACCAATGCACCTATCAATACCGGTGATGGAGCTGCTCTGGCATTTCGTGCAGGTGTACCTCTCAAGGACATGGAATTCGTCCAATTCCATCCCACAACACTTTACGGATCGAACATCCTGATAACAGAAGGTGCACGCGGGGAAGGTGGTTACCTGTTCAACAATAAACATGAACGTTTTATGAAGGAATATGTACCCAAAGCCATGGAACTATCTCCCAGAGACATTGTTGCCCGGGCTATCCAGAGGGAAGTGGATGAAGGAAGGGGTTTTGAAGACCAATTTGTTCACCTCGATCTGACCCATCTGGGAGCTGAAAAGATCAATGAACGTCTGCCAGGAATCAGATCAATAGCCATGGATTTTGCAGTAGTGGATCCAATTAAATCCCCGATCCCTGTACAGCCTGGGCAACACTATTCCATGGGTGGGGTGGCATCAAGTATTGATTGTTCCACTCCGGTACCAGGTTTATATGCTGCGGGAGAATGTGCCTGTATCAGTGTCCATGGTGCCAACAGATTGGGGGGGAATTCCCTGCTTGAGACTGTTGTATTCGGAAAGATTGCCGGAGAATCAATGGTCAAAGGTGTAAAAAATATTTCAGCACCTTCAATTGACCCTGTTAAAAGCGCATTGAAGGCCGAACTGGCACGTATCGATTCCATATTGACCAGGGATAAAGGCGAAAACATGGCCTCTGTCAAAGAAGACCTGAAAAATGTGATGTTCGATCATTTCGGTGTGTTCAGGGAAGAAGACAAAATGAAAGCAGGAATTAAGCAGCTTGAAAAACTAAATGAAAGGTTATCAAGAGTAGTTATCAATGATGGGGGGCGATTATTCAATCAATCACTCATCTACACACTTGAACTTCAGGGAATGCTCCTCATAAGTAATGCAGTGGCACAGGGCTCCCTTTCCAGGCAGGAGAGCCGGGGGTCCCACTTCCGTGAAGATTATCCGAAGCGGGATGATGAAAAATTCCTGAAGCATACTCTGGCTTATTACCACGATAATAAAACAGTAATTGAATACTCGGATGTTACTCTGGGAAGATACCCTGTCAAGGAGCGTGTGTATTAA
- a CDS encoding succinate dehydrogenase/fumarate reductase iron-sulfur subunit — translation MKFKIFRYAGEQSRYDTFEIEPEAGMTVLDALLHIQARLDDSLAFRYSCRGAICGSCAMLINKVPRLACRSQVSELVEGKVKDKVTLKPYAAIEIKEPWNKEDEVLVEPLPHLPVIKDLVVDQDKFFEYYRVVEPKFKPGDEHPEKERRMDPADMAELEKYTNCILCAACFGACPVDGEKPEYLGPAALAKLYRFYIDPREKDHESRLLQANMESGWWACQFHGNCKQVCPKDVPPILAIGKARQKLQEIGETP, via the coding sequence ATGAAATTCAAGATATTCCGTTATGCTGGAGAACAATCCCGGTACGATACTTTTGAGATTGAGCCGGAAGCCGGAATGACAGTCCTGGATGCTCTTTTACATATACAGGCCAGGCTGGATGATTCCCTGGCTTTCCGTTACTCATGCAGAGGTGCTATTTGCGGCAGCTGCGCCATGCTGATCAATAAAGTACCGCGGCTGGCCTGCCGGTCACAGGTAAGTGAGCTTGTGGAGGGTAAGGTTAAGGATAAGGTCACTCTTAAACCCTATGCTGCCATTGAGATCAAGGAGCCCTGGAATAAGGAAGATGAAGTGTTGGTAGAACCCCTACCCCACCTGCCGGTAATAAAAGACCTGGTGGTGGACCAGGACAAGTTCTTCGAGTATTATAGGGTGGTGGAACCCAAATTCAAACCAGGGGATGAGCATCCTGAAAAGGAGAGGAGAATGGACCCTGCCGATATGGCAGAACTGGAAAAGTATACCAACTGCATCCTGTGCGCTGCATGTTTCGGGGCCTGTCCTGTAGATGGGGAAAAACCTGAATACCTGGGTCCTGCAGCATTGGCAAAACTGTACCGGTTCTATATCGATCCCAGGGAAAAAGACCACGAATCACGATTACTGCAGGCAAATATGGAGTCTGGCTGGTGGGCCTGCCAGTTCCATGGTAATTGCAAACAGGTCT